The genomic segment TTGCGCTGCGGCTGCGACCATGCGGCATGGGAGCACCAAGCTTTGTCGTCTGCCGATGGGGCAACGTATCTCGCCTCTACGTTACTCTTGCCGTCACGATCCAGATCGCGCCCTGCAGAACCACGCTCTGCCCCTTCAGGAACGGCGCGAGCATCTCGCGGATCGAGGCCTTGGCGGCCTCGTACGTCTCCGCCGGATGGCCCTGGAGCGCGCGGCTGGCCGGGCCGATCTGCAGCGCGCCGTCGACGGCGGCATCGAGGCCGCCGCCGATCGCGATGTCCATCGCAAGATCATGCGGCTCCATTGCCACGTCGACGAAGCCCGCGCCTTTGAGGATGCGCATCACGCGCTCTTCCGAGGCGAAGGCGAAGGGGCCCGGCTCCTCCGGCCCGACCGGCGGCATCTTCGGCACGTGCTTGTAGACCGCCATCAGCGGCGCCATCATCCACGGGTTCTCCTTCGGCTCGCGCCAGCAGGCGAAGGCGAGCCGTCCGGTCGGCTTCAACGCACGCTGCAGATTGACGAAGGACGCAATGGGGTCGGCAAAGAACATCACGCCGAAGCGCGACGCGAGCAGATCGAAGCTCGCCGGCTCGAACGGACGCACGGTCGCATCCGCCTGCACGAAATCGAGCGGCAGGCCCTTTGGCGCAAGCGCCCGCGCCTGCGACAGCATCGGCTCGGAGACGTCGAGGCCGAGCGCAAAGCCATCAGGCGCGACAGCCTTCGCGAAGGCAAAAGTCGTTGCACCGGAGCCGCAGCCAACATCGATCACGCGCTCGCCCGGCCTCGGTTTGGCGCGGTCGATCAGCACGTCGGCAATGGGTCCGAGCAGCTTTTCCTGCACCGCGTGGCGATCGGCCCAGCGCTGCCCGCTGGGGCCGTTCCAATAGGCGATCTGGTCGGCGTTTTGCTCGTGCCCGGTGGGCTGTTCCATTGGGGCCTCTTGATTGCTGCTGTTCTGGGTCTCAGTAACCCACTGCACGCCGGAAGCAGAAATCTCAAGCAGAAGCGTGCGGGACAGCTCCACCCAAGGTCTGACGCTGTCGTCATACGCGATCAACTCGTAGCGACGACCGCAATTGCGCCAATTGGTGCACGGCGCACAATTGGGCTCTTCGTCCCATGGAATCGCAGCTGGCCGCTGCAACTCCGCGAGAGCCTGCTGGCGTGTCTGAAATCGGCCCCTGGGCTCGGCGTGTAATTCGTCCTCGATAACAAACATGGCCGTCCCCGATGCCACCAGCATTCAGCTCTGCGGCAATCCAGCGGGCACGAATATTGCCAAGCCGATATGTCTCTGGGAATGGTGGGCGGTCACGGATTCGAACCGCGGACCCTCTCGGTGTAAACGAGATGCTCTAACCAGCTGAGCTAACCGCCCTCGCCGCCTCTTTAGCCCTACGGGCCCCGGACGGGCAAGACCCCAGCCTAACGACTTCGACCGACTTGGACCGACCTGGGCCTCAATCCTGCGGCCGCCCCGGCAGCAGCGGCACGGCGTCGATCCACACCGCCGCCGACTGGCACCAGATCTGTCGCGTGGGCCTCAGCGCATCGCGCTGGCGGATCGAACCCCAGCGGATGCCCCAATCGTCGGCCTGGTCGCCCTCGCCGCTGGTGAACAGCGGGGAACCGCAGTCCCCGCAAAAGTGCTGGAAACGCATCCGGCCGTTGTCGCCGCGCTTGCCGTAGATTTTGGGCGTACCGAGGGTCAGGCGGACATCAGCCTTGGTGCAGATGGCTGTCACACGGAACGGCGAGCCTGTCAGCGACTGGCAATCGGTGCAGTGACAGACCGAGATTGCCTCAGGATCGACCTCGGCCGCGAAGGTGATCGCCCCGCAATGGCATTGCCCATCGATGTGCATTGCCTCCTCCCTATCCCCCCAAACAAAAACGGCGCCCGAAGGCGCCGTTTTATCATCATTCCGAGCCGCACACTCAGTGAGCGGTCAGGCCGCCGGCGGCTTCATCGCCGTCCGGCTTCACCGTCACCTTGGTGTCCTCTTCCCAGACGATCGGGACCGGCTTCTTCACCAGCGCCTTGGCGACGACGTCGTCGAGGCGGGAGACAGGGATGATCTCCATGCCGCCCTTGATCGCATCGGAAATCTCCGTGAGATCCTTGGCGTTGTCCTCGGGGATCAGCACCGTCTTGATGCCGCCGCGGGCCGCAGCCAGCAGCTTCTCCTTCAGGCCGCCGATCGGCAGCACGCGGCCGCGCAGCGTGATCTCGCCGGTCATCGCGACATCATGGCGGACCGGGATGCCGGTCATGACCGAGATGATCGCGGTGGCCATGGCAACGCCCGCAGACGGACCATCCTTCGGCGTCGCACCCTCCGGCACGTGCACGTGGATGTCGCGCTTGTCGAACAGCGGCGGCTCGACGCCGTAGTTGATCGCGCGCGAGCGGACGTAGGACGCCGCCGCGGAGATCGACTCCTTCATGACGTCGCGCAGATTGCCCGTGACCGTCATCTTGCCCTTGCCGGGCATCATGACGCCTTCGATCGTCAGCAGCTCGCCGCCGACATCGGTCCAGGCAAGGCCGGTGACGATGCCGACCTGCGGCTCGCTCTCGATCTCGCCGAAGCGGTACTTCGGCACGCCGAGCAGCTCTTCCAGAGTCTTCTCGGTGACCTTGACCGACTTCTTCTTGGAGATCATCAGCTCCTTCACTGCCTTGCGGGCAAGTGTAGAGAGCTCACGCTCCAAATTGCGCACGCCCGCTTCGCGGGTGTAGCGGCGGATCAGAAGCAGCAGCGCCTCGTCGTCGATCGAGAACTCCTTGGAGTCCAGGCCGTGCTTGGACACCGCGTTCGGGATCAGGTGCTTGCGCGAAATCTCGACCTTCTCGTTCTCGGTGTAGCCTGCGATCCGGATGATCTCCATGCGGTCCATCAACGGCCCCGGAATATTGAGCGTATTCGCGGTGGTGATGAACATCACGTTGGACAGATCGTAGTCGACCTCGAGATAGTGGTCGTTGAAGGTCCCGTTCTGCTCGGGGTCGAGCACCTCGAGCAAGGCCGAGGACGGATCGCCGCGGAAATCGGCGCCCATCTTGTCGATCTCGTCCAGGAGGAACAGCGGATTGGACGACTTGGCCTTGCGCATCGACTGGATGATCTTGCCGGGCATCGAGCCGATATAGGTGCGGCGGTGACCGCGGATCTCGGCCTCGTCGCGCACGCCGCCGAGCGAGACGCGCACGAATTCGCGCCCCGTCGCCTTCGCGATCGACTTGCCGAGCGAGGTCTTGCCGACGCCGGGAGGCCCGACGAGGCACAGGATCGGCCCGGTCAGCTTGTTGGCGCGCGACTGCACCGCGAGGTACTCGACGATGCGTTCCTTGACCTTCTCGAGCCCATAGTGATCGGAGTCCAGGATGGCTTGCGCCTGCTCCAGGTCCTTCTTCACCTTGGACTTCTTGTTCCACGGGATCGACAGCAGCCAATCCAGATAGTTGCGCACGACGGTCGCTTCCGCGGACATCGGCGACATCTGGCGCAGCTTCTTCAATTCATGCTGCGCCTTCTCGCGCGCTTCCTTGGAGAGCTTGGTCTTGGAGATCTTCTCTTCGAGGTCGGCGAGCTCGTCGCGACCATCGTCGTCGCCGAGTTCCTTCTGGATCGCCTTCATCTGCTCGTTGAGGTAATACTCGCGCTGGGTCTTCTCCATCTGGCGCTTGACGCGCGAGCGGATGCGCTTTTCGACCTGCAGCACCGAGATCTCGCTCTCCATCAGGCCCAGCACCTTCTCCAGGCGCGTGGTGACGGACAGCGTCTCCAGGATGCCCTGGCGATCGGCGATCTTGACGGCGAGATGCGAGGCAACGGTGTCGGCGAGCTTGGCGAAATCGGTGATCGCCTGCACGACGCCGACGACCTCGGCCGAGATCTTCTTGTTGAGCTTCACATAGCTCTCGAAGTCGGACACGACCGAGCGCGCCAGGGCTTCCGCCTCGACCGATTTCGCATCGGTGTCGGCGAGCGCGACGGCGGTCGCCTCGTAATAGTCGGCGCGATCGGTGTACTTCGCCACGCGCGCACGCTCGAGCCCTTCGACCAGCACCTTCACGGTGCCGTCGGGGAGCTTCAAGAGCTGGAGCACGCTGGCGAGCGTCCCGGTCTCGTAAATGGCATCGGGCGCTGGATCATCGTCGGACGCGTTCTTCTGCGTCGCGAGCATGATCAGCGCGTCGTTCTTCATCACCTCTTCGAGCGCGCGGATCGACTTCTCGCGACCGACGAAGAGCGGAACGATCATGTGCGGGAAGACGACGATGTCGCGCAGCGGCAGCACGGGATAAGCGTGCGCTTCGCCATGGACGATGGTTGGCCGGGGTTTGGGATTGGTCATGGCCTTTTCCTTTTGCTTTGCCCCCTTGCACGCAGCCCGCTGATCATGCGCAACCGCCACAAGGTGCCGAGGTGATCCGCAGAACCGGTCGGTCCTCTACAAGGTGGACCGGCTCGCCGGAACGGAACAGAGGCGAATCTTGAAGAGAATTTTCGCTCGCCGCCGACATTAGGTGGCTATCGACCCGGGGGGTGTCAAGTCATTGAAAGACGCGCGCCATCAGGCGCTTACGCACGCAATAAGCGACGCAACACCGGCTGCGGAAATATCAGTTCCGCAGCCCACTTTGAGAAGACGATTGGAGCGTTCCAGCGCCGTCAGTTCAGGCGCTGGCGTTCTCGACGGCGCGATCAGACCGATCAGCGTAGATGTAGAGCGGACGCGCCGTTCCTTCCACGACCTCGCGGGAAATCACGACCTCTTCCACACCTTCCAGACCCGGCAGGTCGAACATGGTCTCGAGCAGGATCGCCTCGAGGATCGAACGCAGGCCCCGCGCGCCGGTCTTGCGCTCGATCGCCTTGCGGGCGACCGCGCCAAGCGCCTCGTCGGCGAAGGTCAGCTCGATGTTCTCCATCTCGAACAGCCGCTGGTACTGTTTCACCAGCGCGTTCTTCGGCTCGGTCAGGATCTTCTTCAGCGAGGTCTCGTCGAGGTCCTCGAGCGTCGCCACGACCGGCAGACGGCCGACGAACTCGGGGATGAGGCCGTACTTCAGGAGGTCCTCAGGCTCGACGTGACGGAAGATCTCGCCGGTCCGGCGATCCTCCGGCGCGAGCACCTGGGCGCCGAAGCCGATCGAGGTCGACCGACCGCGTGCCGAGATGATCTTCTCGAGGCCGGCGAACGCGCCGCCGCAGATGAACAGGATGTTGGTGGTATCCACCTGCAGGAACTCCTGCTGCGGATGCTTGCGGCCGCCCTGCGGCGGGACCGAAGCCACCGTGCCTTCCATGATCTTGAGCAGCGCCTGCTGCACGCCCTCACCCGACACATCACGCGTGATCGAGGGGTTGTCGGACTTGCGGCTGATCTTGTCGATTTCGTCGATGTAGACGATGCCGCGCTGGGCGCGCTCGACGTTGTAATCGGCGGCCTGGAGCAGCTTCAGGATGATGTTCTCGACGTCCTCACCGACATAGCCGGCTTCGGTCAGCGTCGTTGCATCGGCCATCGTGAACGGCACGTCCAGAATGCGGGCGAGCGTCTGCGCGAGCAGCGTCTTGCCCGAGCCGGTCGGACCGATCAGCAGGATGTTCGACTTCGCGAGCTCGACGTCGTTGTGCTTGGTCTGATGGTTGAGGCGCTTGTAGTGATTGTGCACCGCGACCGACAGGACCTTCTTCGCATGGCTCTGGCCGATGACGTAATCGTCCAGCACCTTGCAGATTTCCTTCGGCGTCGGAATACCGTCGCGCGACTTGACCAGCGAGGACTTGTTCTCCTCGCGGATGATGTCCATGCAGAGCTCGACGCACTCGTCGCAGATGAAGACCGTGGGACCCGCGATCAGTTTGCGGACTTCGTGCTGGCTCTTGCCGCAGAACGAGCAATATAGCGTGTTCTTGGAGTCGCTCGTGCCGACCTTACTCATTCATGTCTCCGTCCGCGGTTCGATCCCGTTCCGCTCGATCGCTCCATTCCGACACGGTGGTCGGTATGAAGCTTAAGTAGAGCAAATTCCGTACCAAAAAAGACCCTACGCTTTACTACATCCCGTGCGAATCACGGTCACTCGATTCCCCCGCGATCATAGCCGATCAATCGTAGCCAACCATGCTGTCACCCGACTATCAAGAATTCGCTAATCGGGGGTCGCCGGCTACCCGTGACAATACCGTGATTTCCGGTCTTGGCACGAGCGAAGTGATCGAAAACACCCCGGCGTTGCTGGATTGCCACGAAAAACAAGCACGAAAGCGGAACTTTCTGCTTGCCGCAGGGCGCAAAACCGCGTTTTGCGCCGCGCGCACGCGCACCTAACGTGAACGCCGCCCTGACGGGTCCACGGCAAACTGAGGGTTCGTCTTGACGCCCCAGTAGTGCTACGGGGCCTTCGCCGGCGCCGGCTCCTCGGCGCGCTTGTCGATCACCTTGTCGACCAGGCCGAACTCCTTGGCGTCGTTCGCGGTCAGGAACTTGTCGCGTTCCAACGCATCCTCGATCGACTTGTAGGTCTGGCCGGTGTGCTTGACGTAGATCTCGTTGAGCCGCTTCTTCAGGTTCAGGATTTCCTGGGCGTGCAGCATGATGTCGGTGGCCTGGCCCTGGAAGCCGCCGGAGGGCTGGTGCACCATGATGCGTGCGTTCGGCAGCGAGAAGCGCATGTCCTTCTCGCCGGCGGCGAGCAGCAGCGAGCCCATCGAAGCCGCCTGACCGGTGCACAGCGTCGAGACCGGTGGGCGGATGAACTGCATGGTGTCGTAGATCGCAAGGCCCGACGTCACCACGCCGCCCGGCGAGTTGATGTACATCGAGATTTCCTTCTTCGGATTTTCCGCCTCGAGGAACAACAGCTGCGCGACGATCAGCGTCGACATGCCGTCCTCGACCGGGCCGGTCACGAAGATGATGCGCTCCTTCAAGAGGCGCGAGAAAATGTCGTAGGCGCGCTCGCCACGGTTGGTCTGCTCGACCACCATGGGCACGAGGTTCATGTAAGTTTCAACCGGATCGCGCATGAGTCACCTAGTGTTTCGGAGACGGACATCGCCGGGCAGGCTTGCCACTTTGGCTGAATTTGCCGGAAGGCGAATGGACGTCCTGTGATGCAGGAACTTGGGTAAGAAGTAGAAGGCGTAGCGACAGATATAGCCCAATTCGCTTCTGACAAGTGCGGAGCGCATTAAGGCTTAACCCGAGGGGCAGTTGAAGCTGATTCGCGCAAAGAGGCCCAGCCGGCCACCTGGCTAGCTGGGCCTCTTCGCTGATCATCATTAATGGAAGGCTGCCTCAAACCCTTCAGGCTGCGGTCTTTTCCGCCTCGTCGTCCTTGTAGAGGTCCTCGCGCGAGACCTTCTTCTCGGTCACGTTGGCGAGCTCGAGGATGAAGTCGACCACCTTGTCCTCATAGATCGGCGCACGAAGCTGGGCCAACGCCTGGGCATTGTTGCGGTAAAAGTCCCAGACCTCCTTCTCGCGGCCGGGCATCGAGCGCGCGCGTTCGATCACGGCACGGCCGACCTCGTCGTCGGTCACGGTGATCTTGTTCTTCTCGCCGATCTCGGAGAGCACGAGGCCGAGCCGCACGCGGCGATCGGCGATCTTGCGATACTCCTCCTTCGCCTTGTCCTCGGTGGTGTCCTCGTCGGCAAAGGTCTTGCCGGCGGAGTCCATCTCGGCCTTGACCGAGTTCCACATCAGGCTGAACTCCTCGTCCACCAGCGAGGGCGGCGCCTCGAAGCGATGCGCCTCGTCGAGGCGGTCGAGCAGCGCGCGCTTGACGCGCTGGCGCGTGGCGGTGGCGAACTCGGCGGTCAGCCGCTCGCGCGCGGCCTCCTTCAGCTTGTCCAGCGATTCCAGGCCGAGCGACTTGGCGAACTCGTCGTCGATCGCGAGGTCCTGCGGCGCCTCGATCAGCGTCGCAGCGGTCTCGAACTCCGCCGGCTGGCCGGCGAGCTTGTCGTTCATGTAGTTCTTCGGGAATGACACTTTCAGCGTGCGCGTCTCACCCGCGCCGATGCCGATCAGCTGCTCCTCGAAGCCCGGGATGAAGGTGTTGGAGCCGATGACGACCTGGATGCCCTCGCCGGTGCCGCCCTCGAAGACTTCGCCGTTGATGGTGCCCTTGAAGTTGATGGTGACGCGGTCGCCCGACTCCGCCTTGGTGCCCTCGCCCTTGGGGGCATAGGTGCGGTTGGAATCGGCGATGCGCTTGATCGCCTCGTCGACGTCGGCGTCGGTGACCTCGGCAACGGGCTTCTCGACCTGGAAGGTCTTGAAGTCGGCGAGCGCGATCGCCGGCACCACCTCGATCGCGACCGTGTAGGTCAGATCCGTCTTGCCGCTCAGCAGCTCCTCGACGTCCTTCTGCTCCGTCGGCATGGTGATCTTCGGCTCGGTCGCCAGACGGAAGCCGCGCTCGGAGAACAGCTGCGTGTTGGTGTCTCGGATGGTCTGGTCGATGGTTTCGGCCATGACCGAGCGGCCATAGACCTTCTTCAGGTGCGAGACCGGCACCTTGCCCGGACGGAAGCCGTTGATGCGGACCTTGTCCTTGAGGTCGACGAGCTTGGCACCGGCCTTGGCGTCAAGATCAGACGCGGGAACGCTGATCTTGAACTCGTGCTTCAAACCTTCCGAGAGGGTTTCTGTGACCTGCATGGCGTCCAATCTTCTTTTCGTTCGGCCCCGGCACGTCGCGCGTCGGGACGCTGTCGTTAATCGATCCGGCGCGAGGCAAACGCCTCCACGCCGGTGGTTCATCGGACCCGTTCCAGGCGGATGATCATCCGCTTGGAAGCAGGCCTCGTAATCCGTGCAAACGCGATAAGCGCTTGGTGCGGGCGGAGGGACTCGAACCCCCACAACTTTCGTCACTGGAACCTAAATCCAGCGCGTCTACCAGTTCCGCCACGCCCGCGTGAATTTGCATCAAGACCGGCCGCGATGCCGCGGGCGGCCGGGCTTATAGCATGCGCCTGACTGTTCGCAGCAAAAAAATGGCCTGATGGAGGCAGGCTTCAAATAGGCACGACGGCTGGACTTATCCAGCACGGCGTGGTCCGGATCGTGCCATGACAATGCGGATTTCTGACCCTACCCGGCGCGAGGTTTTGGCAGGTCTCGGAGCCTCGGCAGCCGGGCTGATCGTAGGGGGTGCGGGCCCGTCCGTGACGGCCCAGCTCGCGCTGCAGGCGCGGCTGGCAACGCTGGCTCTGAGATCGGGTCAGCCGGCTACACCGATCTGGGAGTTGGCCGCCGTAAGCCACCTCGGGGACGTCCGTCTCAAGCGTTTTGACCGCTGCGAGGTGGTCTTCCGCAACGACCTGCCTGTGCCGCTTGCACCCGTCTGGTACGGCCTCCATGGCCCGGCCACTTCCGACCCGCTCCGAGGGCGCGCGCCGGCAGCGCCAGCTACGACAGAAATATCAAATATTTCAATGCCAAGCGCGGGAACCCTGCTGGCGGACTTCCGCCTCTTCGAGGGCAGCCTGAAGCATCCCGCGCGCCCGCTTCCGATTATTGCGGCCGAGACCAGCCACGTTGCCGTCGACCGTGACGAGATCCTGTTGATCGAGGAATGGCGCCTGCGGCCGGATGGCACCGCGGTCCCTGCGGGCCAGGACCCGAAGGACACGACGCCGCTCTACACCGTCAACGGCAAGACTTCATTCGAACTCTCAGCCGCGGCTCGTGAGCGGCTGCGGCTGCGCTTCATCAACGGCTCCCAACGTACTGTTCTGGCAATCAAATTGGAGAGCCACGAGGTCCGTGTGATGGCCCTGGACGGCCAACCGGCCGAGCCGTTCCCCGCCCGCAACGGCGCATTGGTGCTGGCGCCCGGCGCACGGGCCGACGCCTTCGTGGATGCGGCCGCCTCGGCCCCATTCCTGCTCCATGACGGCAAGGAGGCGCGCCAGGTCGGAAATCTGACCATCTCCGGGAAGCTGGAGCGCGCCCCGCTGTCGCCTCCCCAGCCGCTCCCGTCGAACGATCTCCCCGAGAAGCTCGATCTGAGAGGCGCCCTGCGGTTCGATGTCGCGCTCGGCGCCGCCGATTCCGGCTGGGCACGGCCGGCGACATTCTCCACCGAATCTGCCCCCGCCTTCCGCGCCAAGACCGGCCGCACCGTGGTGCTGGCCCTGCAGAACCCCGCCCCGATCGCCACGGTGTTTCACCTGCACGGCCACCCGTTCCGCCTGCTCGACAAGCTCGACGACGGCTGGAAGCCCTATTGGCTCGACACGCTCGCGATCGAGCCCGGCCAGACCCAGCGCATCGCCTTCGCCGCCACCTCGCCCGGACGCTGGCTGATCGAATCCGTCGTGACCGACTGGGCCGCGCCGCGCCTGGTGCGCTGGTATGGGGTGGAGTGAGATTTTGTAGGCCGGGTAGAGCGCAGCGAAACCCATCGCCATCGCGCCCAGGCTTGAGATGATGGGTTTCGATGCGCTCTACCCATCCTACCCCCGTAGCGAACAGCTCAAAACTCCACGCCGAGCGCATCGTAGATCCGCCGGTGCACGGCCGGCAGCGTCTCGGTCAGATCCTCTGCGATCAGGCCCGGCCCGGCTTCGCTTGCCGCCTCGCCATGCATCCAGACGCCGATGCTGGCGGCCTCGAACGCCGGCACGCCTTGCGCCAAGAGCCCCGCGATGATCCCGGACAGCACGTCGCCGGCGCCGGCCGTGGCGAGCCAGGGCGGCGCATTGGCGGCAATGGTGGCGCGGCCATCGGGCGCGGCGATCGTGGTGTCCGGCCCCTTCAGCAGCACGACGGCGCCGGAGCGCTCGGCGGCGGCGCGGACGCGCTCGAGCTTGGAGCGGCCGGGATGCTTGTTGCTGAGGTCGGAGAACAGGCGCGGAAACTCGCCTTCATGCGGGGTCAGCACCACCGCATTGTCCTGCGAGGACTTGATCGACTCGAACAGGCGCTCGGGGGTTGCGGCAAAGCTGGTCAGCGCGTCCGCATCGAGCACCAGATGCCGCTGCGCGGCAAGCGCGGTATGGACGAAATCGCAAGTGCGTTCGCCGATGCCGGCACCGGGGCCGATGATGCAGGTGTTATAGCGCTTGTCGCCGAGCAGCTCGCCGAACTCGATCGCGCTGTCGACGGGGCGCACCATGACCGCGGTGAGCGCGCTCGCATTGATCGCGAGCGCATCGCGCGGGCTCGCCAGCGTCACGAGGCCCGCGCCCGCGCGCAGCGCGCCGCGCGCCGCGAGCCGTGCCGCGCCGGTCGCGGCCGCATCGCCCGAGACCGCGAGCACGTGCCCTCGCGCATATTTGTGGCCATCGATGCGCGGCACCGGAAACGCTGCGCCCCAGACATCGGGATCGTTTTCGAAAATCTGCGGCGCGATCTCGTCCAGCACCTGCGCATCGATGCCGATGTCGGCAACGCGGACGCGGCCACAATGCACACGTCCCGGCAGCAGCAGGTGCGCCGGTTTCTTGCGGAAGAAGGTGACGGTCTCGGTGGCGTTCACCGCCACGCCCATCACGGCCGCGCTGGTGCCGTTGATGCCGCTCGGCAGGTCGACCGCGAGCACCGGGGCGCCGTTGGCGTTGATCGCCTCGATCATCTCCCGCGCCTCGCCATCCACGGTGCGGCTGAGGCCCGCACCGAACAGCGCATCGATGATCAGCGCAGGTCTGCCGATCGCCTGCGGGTTGAACGGCAGCACCGGATGCTTCCAGCCGCGCGCGGCGGAGGCGGCATCGCCCTGGAGCTGGTCGCGCTCGCACATCAGGATCACCGAGACCTCGCGCCCCTGTGCGGCGAGCTCGGCGGCGGCGACGAAACCGTCCCCGCCATTATTGCCGGGGCCGGCCACGATCAGGATCGGCCCCTCCTCTGCCAATCCCTGGGCGGCCTCGGCGACCGCCTGGCCGGCGCTGAGCATCAGCTTGAAACCGGGCGTGCCGGCCGCGATGGCGAGCTGGTCGGCGCGCTGCATTTCGGCGTTGGTCAGAACTTCCATGCCACTTCCTAGTACAATCGCCTCTTGAACAGGCATCTTTAGCGCCGATCCGGCGGCGGGAACGTCGATCTGCACACATATTGAACCGTTTGCCTATTTCGTAGTCTTCGGTATTTTGTGCAGGTCGGCACACCACTCAGAGATGCTCGTTAAAAGGCTGATAACGCTCCGATAATCAGGGCATTTGCAACTTGGCATAGACCCTGCTTTCGAGGAAGCCGCTTCGGTTCGTCGTGCTCACTGGCGTCTTCAAGGGTGTGGCTGGCCGTTGTTGCCGGACCGGTCAGGGATCCCGGCATAGAGAAGACAAGATCGTGCGTTGAGAAATGCGCGCCCTGACGAAGACGTTGCTATTGGATCGAAAGGCCGGGAGTCGCGCAGTGAAGAAAATCGAAGCCATCATCAAGCCATTCAAGCTCGACGAGGTGAAGGAAGCGCTTCAGGAAGTCGGTCTGCAGGGCATCACCGTCACCGAGGCCAAGGGCTTTGGCCGGCAGAAGGGTCACGCCGAGCTTTACCGCGGCGCAGAATACATCGTCGACTTCCTGCCGAAGGTCAAAATCGAGATCGTGATCGGCGACGATCTGGTCGAGCGCGCCATCGACGCGATCCGCCGCGCCGCGCAGACCGGCCGCATCGGCGACGGCAAGATTTTCGTCTCCAACATCGAAGAGGCGATCCGCATCCGAACCGGCGAATCCGGGCTGGACGCTATCTGAGCCGGGTGCTATCCCGCATTTTGCGACACTCTGACAAGAAATAAGGCTGCTT from the Bradyrhizobium sp. WBAH42 genome contains:
- a CDS encoding NAD(P)H-hydrate dehydratase, coding for MEVLTNAEMQRADQLAIAAGTPGFKLMLSAGQAVAEAAQGLAEEGPILIVAGPGNNGGDGFVAAAELAAQGREVSVILMCERDQLQGDAASAARGWKHPVLPFNPQAIGRPALIIDALFGAGLSRTVDGEAREMIEAINANGAPVLAVDLPSGINGTSAAVMGVAVNATETVTFFRKKPAHLLLPGRVHCGRVRVADIGIDAQVLDEIAPQIFENDPDVWGAAFPVPRIDGHKYARGHVLAVSGDAAATGAARLAARGALRAGAGLVTLASPRDALAINASALTAVMVRPVDSAIEFGELLGDKRYNTCIIGPGAGIGERTCDFVHTALAAQRHLVLDADALTSFAATPERLFESIKSSQDNAVVLTPHEGEFPRLFSDLSNKHPGRSKLERVRAAAERSGAVVLLKGPDTTIAAPDGRATIAANAPPWLATAGAGDVLSGIIAGLLAQGVPAFEAASIGVWMHGEAASEAGPGLIAEDLTETLPAVHRRIYDALGVEF
- a CDS encoding P-II family nitrogen regulator, with translation MKKIEAIIKPFKLDEVKEALQEVGLQGITVTEAKGFGRQKGHAELYRGAEYIVDFLPKVKIEIVIGDDLVERAIDAIRRAAQTGRIGDGKIFVSNIEEAIRIRTGESGLDAI